Proteins encoded within one genomic window of Brachybacterium muris:
- a CDS encoding ABC transporter permease yields MNESPLGQALQWLQDPARWSGPSGIPMRLLEHLGYTALGVAVAALIAIPLGLLVGHTGRGKAIAVAAAGAARALPTLGLVTLFALMMGIGLTAPLLAFVILAVPSLLAGAYSAIEAVNPATVDAARAQGMTEWQILTRVELPLGLPLLIGGVRGATVQVIATAMLAAYVGNGGLGRYIFLGLGSQDYPQMIAGSLLVIALALVLDLMLLLLQRVTAPRGLSAA; encoded by the coding sequence ATGAACGAGAGCCCCCTCGGCCAGGCCCTGCAGTGGCTGCAGGATCCCGCGCGCTGGAGCGGACCCTCCGGAATCCCCATGCGGCTTCTCGAGCACCTCGGGTACACCGCCCTCGGTGTCGCGGTGGCCGCGCTGATCGCGATCCCCCTGGGTCTGCTGGTGGGCCACACCGGTCGCGGCAAGGCGATCGCCGTGGCCGCCGCCGGCGCTGCCCGTGCTCTGCCCACCCTGGGCCTGGTCACCCTGTTCGCCCTGATGATGGGCATCGGGCTCACCGCGCCCCTGCTCGCCTTCGTGATCCTGGCGGTGCCGTCCCTGCTGGCGGGCGCCTACTCCGCGATCGAAGCCGTGAACCCCGCCACCGTGGACGCCGCTCGCGCCCAGGGCATGACCGAGTGGCAGATCCTCACCCGGGTCGAGCTGCCGCTGGGGCTGCCGCTGCTGATCGGCGGGGTGCGAGGCGCGACCGTGCAGGTGATCGCCACCGCCATGCTCGCCGCCTACGTGGGCAACGGGGGATTGGGGCGCTACATCTTCCTGGGGCTCGGGTCCCAGGACTACCCGCAGATGATCGCCGGCTCCCTGCTGGTGATCGCCCTGGCGCTGGTGCTGGACCTGATGCTGCTGCTCCTGCAGCGCGTCACCGCACCGCGGGGGCTCAGCGCGGCGTGA